The following are encoded together in the Kwoniella newhampshirensis strain CBS 13917 chromosome 7, whole genome shotgun sequence genome:
- a CDS encoding gamma-glutamyltransferase, whose translation MAPLDFNRLHPSYEPQFIHFPSRRSTVFSTKGAIATSQPLACQAGLEILNKGGNAADAAVATAAALNVTEPTCTGIGGDIFCLYYHAATQTVRAVNGSGKAPKALSLEYLRSQGITGDTIPLTNLNSVTVPGAPAGWIKTVSEFGSGKLSMREILDPAIRLAREGVPEHELNSNQWQLSEKLIKNASPNWKEMMMPDGNPPLASHVMTHPELADTFEAVAEHGREGFYKGRIAQAIVDLVKSGGGVMSLEDLAECDAEVVEPIKYDFKVGDAGDQGVSLWECPPNGQGITALVALGIIEQVELQHGLDLLELEHNSTQYIHILIEALRLAFAARYYVTDPDVEHVPTKELLSKEYLAKRAALIDLKKSSTVVHGNPMNSSDTVYLATADKDGNSCSFIASNYAGFGTGAIPKGCGFTLQNRGSGFTLREGHPNNVKGGKRPYHTIIPAMVTQNKELLMSYGVMGGFMQPQGHLQVLLNKLRGLSPQASLDAPRFCISAGLPDAGTANAASAGDINSEIWFEEGIPDSVVEELRAMGHECEVATGFKRKIAGKGQIIQRVVDPNGREVWACGSDLRGDGCAVGQI comes from the exons ATGGCACCTCTCGACTTCAACCGTCTTCATCCCAGTTATGAGCCTCAGTTCATCCATTTCCCTTCGAGAAGGTCCAccgtcttctcgaccaagGGAGCCATAGCGACTTCTCAGCCATTAG CTTGTCAGGCCGGTCTGGAAATCCTCAACAAAGGTGGAAACGCAG CCGACGCTGCAGTCGCTACCGCTGCCGCTCTCAACGTTACCGAGCCAACATGTACCG Gtatcggtggtg ATATTTTCTGTCTTTACTATCATGCCGCGACTCAGACAGTTCGAGCGGTCAACGGATCGGGAAAAGCACCTAAAGCCCTTTCACTCGAATATCTTCGATCTCAAGGAATTACAGGCGATACC ATCCCACTTACCAATCTCAACTCGGTCACTGTTCCCGGTGCTCCTGCCGGATGGATCAAGACTGTATCTGAGTTTGGGTCCGGTAAACTCTCGATGAGGGAGATCCTTGATCCGGCTATCAGACTCGCTAGAGAAGGTGTACCAGAGCACGAGTTGAATAGCAACCAG TGGCAACTGTCGGAGAAGTTGATCAAAAACGCATCACCAAACTGGAAAGA gatgatgatgcctgatgga AACCCTCCCCTCGCGTCTCATGTCATGACCCACCCGGAGCTGGCCGATACCTTCGAAGCAGTTGCTGAacatggacgagaagggtTCTACAAAGGTCGAATAGCGCAAG CTATCGTTGATCTGGTGAAATCTGGTGGAGGAGTGATGAGTCTAGAAGATCTCGCTGAGTGCGATGCGGAAGTGGTAGAGCCTATCAAGTACGATTTCAAAGTCGGCGATGcaggagatcaaggtgtTTCCCTatgggag TGCCCACCCAACGGACAAGGTATCACTGCTCTCGTCGCCTTGGGTATCATCGAACAGGTGGAGCTTCAACATGGTCTAGATTTACTTGAGTTGGAGCACAACTCTACTCAGTATATTCATATCTTGATCGAAGCGTTGCGACTTGCTTTCGCAG CTCGATACTACGTGACCGATCCGGACGTTGAGCACGTCCCCACGAAAGAGCTTCTGAGCAAA GAATACCTGGCCAAAAGGGCGGccctcatcgacctcaaGAAGTCAAGTACCGTGGTACATGGAAACCCTATGAATTCGTCTGACACGGTCTACCTCGCTACCGCCGACAAGGACGGGAACAGTTGTTCATTCATCGCGTCCAATTATGCTG GTTTTGGCACTGGTGCTATTCCCAAGGGCTGTGGTTTTACCCTCCAGAACCGAGGATCAGGATTCACATTGCGTGAAGGACATCCGAATAATGTCAAGGGCGGTAAAAGACCTTATCACACGATTATCCCTGCTATGGTGACGCAGAACAAAGAGTTGTTGATGTCATATGGAGTCATgggagg ATTCATGCAACCCCAAGGTCATCTCCAAGTACTCCTGAACAAACTCCGAGGTCTATCCCCTCAAGCGTCTCTGGACGCACCACGATTCTGTATCTCAGCGGGATTGCCCGATGCGGGTACAGCCAATGCGGCAAGTGCTGGCGATATCAACAGTGAGATATGGTTCGAGGAAGGTATTCCCGATAGTGTGGTTGAGGAGTTGAGAG CCATGGGACACGAATGTGAAGTAGCTACTGGATTCAAGCGTAAGATTGCTGGAAAAGGTCAGATCATCCAACGTGTCGTGGATCCCAACGGGAGGGAAGTATGGGCATGTGGATCAGATCTGAGAGGTGATGGATGTGCTGTTGGGCAGATCTAG